AACTGTGGTCGCGTGAAATATTATTTAACAATATCAATATGTTGTATACTTATTTTTGCCGTAACCGCGATCAGCCATGCTGATATCGGCATTATTGTCGCCCTAAACAGTACAGTTGAAGACTTAAAAAAAGCAGCCGACATAAAGACAGCAACCAAAAAATCCGGCCGAGACTTTTTTGCAGGAACCCTCGGGGGAGAACGGATCATCTTGGTCAGATCTCCCATGGGCAAGGTTAACAATGCCATCACAGCGCAAACGCTCCTCTCATGTTTTCCTGTCGATGTTGTTTATTCCATCTCTCCTGCTGGCGCCTTGTCGGAAAATTTTGGAATTGGTGATGTGGTCGTTGTTACCAACGCATTCCAGCATGATTTTGGCACCA
The nucleotide sequence above comes from Desulfobulbaceae bacterium. Encoded proteins:
- the mtnN gene encoding 5'-methylthioadenosine/S-adenosylhomocysteine nucleosidase — its product is MKYYLTISICCILIFAVTAISHADIGIIVALNSTVEDLKKAADIKTATKKSGRDFFAGTLGGERIILVRSPMGKVNNAITAQTLLSCFPVDVVYSISPAGALSENFGIGDVVVVTNAFQHDFGTIKPYGFIWSKVPTSTDATNQQGEDDTLDPSLITPVLNVWKKMKTHHKMAIGILVSGDQFIASRDKNEWLEKKFAASAVDMGGAAIVQTCLANQVPCCLLRIITDEAGVEARGDFNAS